The following proteins are encoded in a genomic region of Paenibacillus sp. FSL R7-0273:
- a CDS encoding glycosylhydrolase-like jelly roll fold domain-containing protein, whose product MKRLTEVLENKQENYVLPFLWLHGEPEALLRESVAKIQESGIHAVCVESRPHPDFCGEGWWRDMDIIMDEARRRDMKVWLLDDSHFPTGYANGKIKSDHPELVKKYLKIHQLDFVGPLQDASFLVKWGSPGNRMSLTAAPVAVKDKILGIIAARRTGENSVDPASFVDVSSHEQDGVLYWDIPEGDWRIFILLETIHGGEPHTEGYLNPLDPEAVKVLINEVYESHYARYAADFGRTFAGFFSDEPRFGNMHGAFGSIGRAEMVLPWKEGLQDRFTGEERLLLPLLSTVEAEGAEHAIRYKYMDIVSRMYGEAFTGTLAAWCREHGVEYIGHLIEDNNAHARLGYGAGHLFRAIWEQDMAGIDVVLNQIMPGMDKGPFKSMTAKGWDGEFFHYGLAKMGASLGHLDPKKRNRTMCEVYGAYGWAEGIKLMKWITDHMLVRGVTHFVPHAFSPKEFPDPDCPPHLDARGHNPQYRFMSVLFDYLNRISHLLNGGRHVANVGLLYHAEAEWLGEYMLFQKPAKELAQHQIEFDVIPADLIAQAELGSGTYTINGQTFSALVIPYAGALPQALLERVKVFTDAGIRVQFIDGLPVRNEHGEQVDGTLLEQAAVCGLEDFTAQLIQEGHHDVHTSEHQPYLRSYHYRQAEGDVYMFFNEDPYKVIETTVTLSGDRPVVAYDGFSNQVKLVSQSQADGKTAVQLVLHPYESVVVLESREKAGAAPALQQANEPAEISGEWNVSFAAATAYPSFSAEQTLVSLQDISRVEGKARFSGTMRYELAFTLEEAASANTVLDLGRVYEVAEVTLNGQQLGVKICPPYIFDAGSALVVGENRLVIEVTNNLGKQEQDFLSQYMIHEPSGLLGPVMLR is encoded by the coding sequence ATGAAAAGACTTACTGAGGTTTTAGAAAATAAACAGGAAAACTACGTGCTTCCTTTTCTGTGGCTGCATGGAGAGCCGGAGGCGCTTTTAAGAGAATCAGTCGCCAAAATTCAGGAGTCCGGTATACACGCTGTCTGCGTGGAGTCCCGGCCGCACCCCGATTTCTGCGGTGAGGGCTGGTGGCGCGATATGGACATTATTATGGATGAGGCCCGCCGCCGTGATATGAAGGTATGGCTGCTGGACGACTCCCACTTCCCTACGGGCTATGCGAACGGAAAGATCAAATCAGATCATCCCGAGCTGGTCAAAAAATATCTTAAAATCCACCAGCTCGATTTCGTAGGTCCGCTGCAGGACGCTTCATTTCTCGTAAAATGGGGCAGCCCCGGCAACCGGATGAGCCTGACTGCAGCGCCTGTGGCCGTAAAAGACAAAATCCTCGGCATCATCGCAGCCCGGAGAACAGGCGAGAACAGCGTCGATCCGGCGAGTTTTGTTGATGTCAGCTCCCATGAGCAGGACGGCGTGCTCTACTGGGACATCCCGGAAGGAGACTGGCGGATATTCATCCTGCTGGAGACGATCCACGGCGGGGAGCCCCACACCGAAGGTTATCTGAATCCGCTTGATCCCGAGGCTGTAAAGGTGCTGATCAATGAGGTCTACGAATCGCATTATGCCCGTTATGCGGCGGATTTCGGCCGGACGTTTGCCGGGTTTTTCTCGGATGAGCCGCGGTTCGGCAATATGCACGGGGCTTTTGGCTCGATCGGCCGGGCAGAAATGGTGCTGCCTTGGAAGGAAGGTCTGCAGGACAGGTTCACTGGGGAGGAACGGCTGCTGCTGCCGCTGCTCTCAACCGTGGAGGCAGAGGGTGCAGAGCACGCCATCCGCTACAAATACATGGACATTGTAAGCCGGATGTACGGTGAAGCGTTCACCGGAACACTGGCAGCCTGGTGCCGGGAGCACGGCGTAGAGTACATCGGCCATCTGATCGAGGACAACAATGCGCATGCGCGGCTCGGTTACGGGGCAGGACATTTATTCAGAGCAATCTGGGAGCAGGATATGGCCGGCATCGACGTGGTACTGAACCAGATTATGCCGGGCATGGACAAAGGACCGTTCAAATCGATGACGGCGAAGGGCTGGGACGGGGAGTTTTTCCACTATGGACTGGCCAAAATGGGCGCCTCACTCGGCCATCTCGATCCCAAAAAGCGGAACCGCACCATGTGCGAGGTCTACGGGGCTTACGGGTGGGCGGAAGGCATTAAGCTGATGAAGTGGATTACCGACCATATGCTGGTGCGTGGCGTGACCCATTTTGTACCCCATGCCTTTTCGCCAAAAGAGTTCCCGGATCCCGACTGCCCGCCGCATCTCGATGCCAGAGGCCATAATCCGCAGTACCGGTTCATGAGCGTGCTGTTTGATTATCTGAACCGGATCAGCCATCTGCTGAACGGGGGGCGGCATGTTGCTAATGTTGGATTGCTGTATCATGCGGAAGCGGAATGGCTGGGTGAGTATATGCTGTTCCAGAAGCCGGCGAAGGAGCTGGCGCAGCACCAGATCGAGTTCGATGTCATTCCGGCGGATCTGATTGCACAGGCTGAGCTAGGCAGCGGCACGTATACGATTAACGGACAGACGTTCAGCGCGCTGGTCATCCCTTATGCCGGGGCATTGCCGCAGGCGCTGCTGGAGCGGGTTAAGGTGTTCACGGATGCCGGTATCCGGGTGCAGTTCATTGACGGGCTTCCGGTGAGAAATGAGCACGGGGAGCAGGTGGACGGCACACTGCTGGAGCAGGCGGCGGTATGCGGGCTGGAGGATTTTACGGCCCAGCTGATACAAGAAGGCCATCACGATGTGCACACCTCAGAGCATCAGCCGTACCTGCGCAGCTATCATTACCGTCAGGCCGAAGGCGATGTGTACATGTTCTTCAATGAAGATCCTTACAAGGTGATCGAAACGACAGTGACGCTGAGCGGGGATCGTCCGGTTGTTGCTTATGACGGCTTCTCCAATCAGGTTAAACTGGTATCGCAGTCGCAGGCTGATGGCAAAACTGCGGTTCAGCTGGTGCTGCATCCGTATGAATCCGTTGTTGTGCTGGAGAGCCGGGAGAAAGCGGGAGCAGCTCCGGCTCTCCAGCAGGCAAATGAACCAGCAGAAATAAGTGGAGAATGGAACGTATCTTTTGCCGCAGCCACAGCTTATCCGTCCTTTTCAGCAGAGCAGACGCTGGTTTCGCTGCAGGATATCTCCAGAGTGGAAGGCAAGGCGCGGTTCTCCGGAACGATGCGGTATGAGCTGGCGTTTACTTTGGAGGAAGCAGCTTCGGCCAATACCGTGCTTGATCTGGGACGCGTGTATGAGGTAGCCGAGGTTACGCTTAACGGTCAGCAGCTGGGGGTCAAAATCTGCCCGCCGTACATCTTTGATGCAGGCAGCGCGCTGGTTGTTGGCGAAAACCGGCTGGTGATTGAGGTAACAAATAACCTCGGCAAGCAAGAGCAGGATTTCTTGTCCCAGTACATGATCCACGAGCCGTCAGGGCTGCTGGGTCCGGTGATGCTGCGGTAG
- a CDS encoding AraC family transcriptional regulator, with product MQRDELRRRLYELSESEHRHRKDPDKGLLIFEQMNRTVNITGSPVYILDLDPYSTQAWRDSKFPANSTNSFHINQMTIRQHSRYSKIPMHIHNYVEINYVYSGQCKQIIDGKHVTLREGDLCMLDTNVPHTILDTTEDDIIINLIMLKPFFTTGFLSRLATTGIISNFIVNAISQIHNHNRHIIFHTGNETSFKETMESLMCETFDPGFCSKEIIESYMVIVFSKLLQSFQGGQDKDYGDDTGKANLIRILKYLEDHYKDVTLISVAGHFNFHPNYFSSYLRKATGRTFKELVQIQRMTSAGLLLTNTSLTVEEVAGEVGYNNLGFFYKKFVAYYGQTPSDYRKQHR from the coding sequence ATGCAGAGAGATGAATTAAGGCGGCGGCTATACGAGCTGTCGGAGAGCGAGCACCGTCACCGGAAGGACCCTGACAAGGGCCTGCTGATATTCGAGCAAATGAACCGGACGGTGAATATCACCGGAAGCCCGGTATACATTCTGGATCTGGACCCTTATTCAACCCAGGCGTGGAGAGACTCCAAATTTCCTGCTAACTCCACCAACTCTTTTCACATCAACCAGATGACGATCCGCCAGCATTCCCGTTACAGTAAAATTCCGATGCATATCCATAACTACGTGGAAATCAATTACGTCTACTCCGGCCAGTGCAAGCAGATTATCGACGGCAAACACGTTACCCTGCGGGAGGGTGATCTGTGCATGCTCGACACCAATGTGCCGCATACCATTCTCGACACAACCGAGGACGATATCATCATCAACCTCATTATGCTGAAGCCGTTCTTCACCACAGGTTTTCTGAGCAGGCTGGCGACGACCGGGATCATTTCCAATTTCATCGTGAATGCGATCTCGCAGATTCATAATCACAACCGCCACATTATTTTTCATACCGGGAATGAAACCTCATTCAAGGAGACGATGGAGAGCCTGATGTGCGAGACCTTTGATCCGGGCTTCTGCTCCAAGGAGATTATCGAATCCTATATGGTCATTGTGTTCAGCAAGCTGCTGCAGTCGTTCCAGGGCGGTCAGGACAAGGACTACGGTGATGATACCGGCAAGGCTAATCTGATCAGGATCCTGAAATACCTGGAGGACCATTACAAGGATGTCACCCTGATCTCCGTAGCCGGGCATTTCAATTTTCACCCCAATTACTTTAGCAGCTATCTGAGAAAAGCGACCGGAAGAACGTTCAAGGAGCTTGTGCAGATCCAGCGGATGACCAGCGCCGGTCTCCTCCTGACCAATACTTCGCTTACTGTGGAGGAGGTGGCCGGTGAGGTCGGCTACAACAATCTCGGCTTCTTTTATAAAAAATTCGTGGCTTATTACGGCCAAACGCCGAGCGATTACCGCAAGCAGCACCGGTAG
- a CDS encoding beta-glucoside-specific PTS transporter subunit IIABC, with the protein MDSQKLAGEIIRNVGGRSNISHLEHCVTRLRFTLKDESAAQTDTINNLDGVMTVVKSGGQYQVVIGNKVKEVYKEVTDQLGGAVVPNDAEAAPSGKKKNAFNRFVDVIVGIISPIIGLLAAAGIIKGMLGLATALDWLAATDGTYILLNALGDGLFYFMPIIVGFSAGRKFGGNPFIPAAIGAALVYPSVITAYNAGDSLTFAGIPIVLASYTSSLFPIILAAWVAAKLEKWFERKLPASLRLFFVPLFTILITGILTFLLVGPVLTEASSLLADATMWIYNLSPVVAGVVLGGLWQLIVIFGLHYAFIPVLINNITTLQYDPVNAILSASVFAQVGAALGVFLKSRNAKVRSIAGPAAISAFMGVTEPAIYGISLPYKKPFAMAGIAGAVGGGITAAMSAKMFGFGGGGIFAAPLFINPAGLDNSFYAYVIASAVAVVIATVLTYLFGFKDKQETPAKAPAASGASNTALAATMGTKTQVYNSIQGTIIPLSEVPDEAFASGAMGSGYAVIPADNKVYAPFDGTVVTVANSKHAVAMVSDDGVELLIHMGINTVKLKGAPFELKVQENDRVQKGQLLAVVDWNMIRDNKFEVTTPVIVTNTADHESVELKADRSREAKTGELVLSIR; encoded by the coding sequence AGCAACATCAGCCACCTGGAGCATTGTGTCACCCGGTTAAGATTTACGCTTAAGGATGAATCCGCCGCCCAGACGGACACGATCAATAATCTGGACGGCGTTATGACAGTGGTCAAAAGCGGAGGCCAATACCAGGTTGTCATCGGCAACAAGGTCAAAGAGGTCTATAAAGAGGTCACGGACCAGCTCGGCGGAGCGGTCGTGCCGAATGATGCAGAAGCAGCGCCATCCGGCAAAAAGAAAAATGCCTTTAACCGCTTCGTCGATGTAATCGTCGGCATTATCTCACCGATCATCGGCCTGCTGGCCGCTGCCGGGATTATCAAAGGGATGCTGGGATTGGCGACAGCACTGGACTGGCTGGCGGCAACAGACGGCACTTATATTTTGCTCAATGCGCTCGGAGACGGGTTGTTCTATTTCATGCCGATTATTGTCGGCTTCTCGGCCGGCCGGAAATTCGGCGGCAATCCGTTTATCCCGGCAGCCATCGGCGCCGCGCTGGTCTATCCGTCGGTTATTACCGCCTACAACGCAGGTGATAGCCTGACGTTTGCCGGCATTCCTATTGTGCTGGCCAGCTACACCTCATCGCTGTTCCCGATTATTCTGGCCGCCTGGGTTGCGGCGAAGCTGGAGAAATGGTTTGAGCGCAAGCTTCCCGCCTCCCTGAGGCTGTTCTTCGTACCGCTCTTTACCATTCTGATTACCGGGATTCTGACCTTCCTGCTGGTGGGTCCGGTGCTGACGGAAGCGAGCAGTCTGCTGGCAGATGCGACCATGTGGATTTATAACCTCAGTCCGGTCGTTGCCGGTGTTGTTCTCGGCGGGCTGTGGCAGCTGATTGTCATCTTCGGCCTGCATTATGCTTTTATCCCGGTGCTGATCAACAATATTACAACGCTCCAGTATGATCCGGTGAATGCGATTCTGAGTGCCTCTGTATTTGCGCAGGTTGGTGCGGCGCTCGGGGTGTTCCTGAAGTCAAGAAATGCGAAGGTGCGCAGCATTGCCGGTCCGGCCGCCATATCCGCTTTCATGGGTGTAACAGAGCCGGCGATTTACGGGATCTCGCTTCCGTACAAAAAGCCCTTTGCCATGGCGGGAATTGCCGGGGCTGTAGGCGGCGGTATTACTGCGGCGATGAGTGCGAAGATGTTCGGCTTCGGCGGCGGGGGGATTTTTGCAGCTCCGCTGTTCATTAATCCTGCAGGGCTCGACAACAGCTTCTATGCCTATGTCATTGCAAGTGCGGTGGCCGTTGTTATCGCAACCGTGCTCACCTATCTGTTCGGCTTCAAGGACAAGCAGGAGACTCCGGCAAAAGCACCTGCGGCTTCTGGAGCGAGCAACACCGCATTAGCAGCCACAATGGGTACAAAAACCCAGGTCTACAACTCCATCCAAGGTACGATTATCCCGCTCAGCGAGGTGCCGGATGAAGCCTTCGCAAGCGGTGCGATGGGCAGCGGTTATGCCGTCATTCCAGCAGACAATAAGGTTTACGCGCCGTTCGACGGTACGGTAGTAACCGTGGCGAACTCCAAGCATGCGGTTGCAATGGTGTCGGATGACGGTGTGGAGCTGCTGATCCATATGGGAATTAATACGGTTAAGCTGAAGGGCGCGCCGTTTGAGCTTAAAGTCCAGGAGAATGATCGTGTCCAAAAAGGCCAGCTGCTGGCCGTTGTCGACTGGAACATGATCCGGGACAACAAGTTTGAGGTGACGACTCCGGTTATCGTGACAAATACAGCTGATCATGAATCGGTTGAGCTCAAGGCAGACCGCAGCCGCGAAGCCAAGACAGGCGAGCTGGTTCTCAGCATCCGCTAA